From Capra hircus breed San Clemente chromosome 1, ASM170441v1, whole genome shotgun sequence, the proteins below share one genomic window:
- the LOC102177934 gene encoding phosphoinositide 3-kinase regulatory subunit 4 isoform X3: protein MSTSLPVILGMTEEEEDKLLALKDFMMKSNKAKANIVDQSHLHDSSQKGVIDLAALGITGRQVDLVKTKQEPDDKRARKHVKQDSNVNEEWKSMFGSLEPPSMQQALPKGSDQEVTPAGKPPRSESSAAICVPLSTSPQVPEVTNVQNRKPTIQVLSSTILPSTYQIRITTCKTELQQLIQQKREQCNAERIAKQMMENAEWESKPPPPGWRPKGLLVAHLHEHKSAVNRIRVSDEHSLFATCSNDGTVKIWNSQKMEGKTTTTRSILTYSRIGGRVKTLTFCQGSHYLAIASDNGAVQLLAIEASKLPKSPKIHPLQSRVLDQKEDGCVVDLHHFSSGAQSVLAYATVNGALVGWDLRSSSNAWTLRHDLKAGLITSFAVDIHQCWLCIGTSSGTMACWDMRFQLPISSHCHPSRARVRRLSMHPLYQSWVIAAVQGNNEVSMWDMETGDRRFTLWASSAPPLSELQFPKFTGVCFCGCSGCQLHKPSSHSVHGLYCSPADGNPILLTAGSDMKIRFWDLAYPERSYVVAGSTGSPSVSYYRKVIEGTEVVQEIQNKQKVGPSDDGPRRGPESLPVGHHDIITDIATFQTTQGFIVTASRDGIVKVWK, encoded by the exons ggaatgacagaggaagaggaagacaagCTTTTGGCTCTGAAAGACTTCATGATGAAATCTAACAAAGCAAAGGCCAATATAGTGGATCAGAGTCATCTCCATGACAGTAGTCAGAAAGGTGTAATTGATTTGGCAGCCTTAGGTATAACTGGGAGACAAGTTGATCTTGTTAAAACCAAACAGGAACCAGATGACAAGCGAG CTAGAAAGCATGTGAAACAAGACTCAAATGTCaatgaagagtggaaaagcatgTTTGGCTCTCTGGAGCCACCGAGCATGCAGCAGGCCCTGCCTAAAGGGAGTGATCAGGAGGTGACGCCGGCTGGGAAGCCGCCTCGTTCGGAGTCCTCCGCTGCTATCTGCGTCCCTTTGTCGACTTCTCCGCAG GTTCCAGAAGTGACGAATGTCcaaaatagaaaaccaacaaTACAGGTTTTAAGTAGTACAATTTTACCGTCCACTTACCAGATCCGGATCACAACGTGTAAAACTGAACTTCAGCAGCTCATACAGCAGAAACGGGAGCAGTGCAATGCCGAGAGGATAGCTAAGCAGATGATGGAAAACGCCGAGTGGGAGAGTAAACCCCCACCACCTG GGTGGCGGCCTAAGGGGCTACTCGTGGCACATCTTCACGAACATAAGTCTGCTGTGAATCGGATTAGAGTCTCTGATGAACATTCACTGTTTGCCACCTGTTCAAACGATGGCACAGTGAAAATCTGGAACAGTCAGAAGATGGAGGGGAAGACCACCACCACCAG GTCTATCCTCACGTATAGCCGAATTGGGGGCCGTGTCAAGACGCTCACATTCTGCCAGGGTTCCCACTACTTAGCCATAGCGTCTGATAACGGTGCCGTCCAGCTTCTTGCGATTGAGGCCTCTAAGCTGCCCAAGTCTCCCAAGATTCATCCTCTGCAGAGCAG AGTCCTAGACCAGAAGGAGGACGGCTGCGTGGTGGACCTGCATCACTTCAGCTCCGGGGCGCAGTCTGTGCTGGCCTACGCCACTGTGAACGGCGCTCTGGTGGGCTGGGACCTCCGCTCCTCCAGCAATGCCTGGACGCTGAGGCACGATCTCAAGGCAGGCCTCATCACCTCCTTTGCTGTGGACATCCACCAGTGCTGGCTCTGCATTG GCACGAGCAGCGGCACCATGGCCTGCTGGGACATGCGCTTCCAGCTGCCCATCTCCAGCCACTGCCACCCATCGCGGGCTCGCGTCCGGCGCCTCTCCATGCACCCGCTCTACCAGTCCTGGGTGATCGCAG CTGTCCAGGGCAACAACGAGGTGTCCATGTGGGACATGGAGACGGGCGACCGAAGGTTTACCCTGTGGGCCAGCAGTGCGCCCCCGCTGTCCGAGTTACAG TTCCCCAAGTTTACCGGCGTCTGCTTCTGTGGCTGTTCTGGTTGCCAGCTCCATAAG CCTTCTTCTCACAGTGTCCACGGGCTCTACTGTAGTCCTGCAGATGGCAACCCCATCCTGCTAACGGCAGGCTCAGACATGAAAATAAG GTTTTGGGACCTGGCCTACCCAGAGAGGTCCTACGTGGTCGCGGGGAGCACAGGCTCCCCGTCCGTGTCCTACTACAGGAAGGTCATTGAAGGCACCGAAGTCGTCCAG GAGATTCAGAACAAGCAGAAAGTTGGGCCGAGTGACGACGGCCCGCGGAGGGGCCCGGAGTCCCTGCCCGTGGGCCACCACGACATCATCACGGACATCGCCAccttccagaccacgcagggctTCATCGTGACTGCCTCTAGGGACGGCATTGTTAAGGTGTGGAAGTGA
- the LOC102177934 gene encoding phosphoinositide 3-kinase regulatory subunit 4 isoform X4 — protein MFGSLEPPSMQQALPKGSDQEVTPAGKPPRSESSAAICVPLSTSPQVPEVTNVQNRKPTIQVLSSTILPSTYQIRITTCKTELQQLIQQKREQCNAERIAKQMMENAEWESKPPPPGWRPKGLLVAHLHEHKSAVNRIRVSDEHSLFATCSNDGTVKIWNSQKMEGKTTTTRSILTYSRIGGRVKTLTFCQGSHYLAIASDNGAVQLLAIEASKLPKSPKIHPLQSRVLDQKEDGCVVDLHHFSSGAQSVLAYATVNGALVGWDLRSSSNAWTLRHDLKAGLITSFAVDIHQCWLCIGTSSGTMACWDMRFQLPISSHCHPSRARVRRLSMHPLYQSWVIAAVQGNNEVSMWDMETGDRRFTLWASSAPPLSELQFPKFTGVCFCGCSGCQLHKPSSHSVHGLYCSPADGNPILLTAGSDMKIRFWDLAYPERSYVVAGSTGSPSVSYYRKVIEGTEVVQEIQNKQKVGPSDDGPRRGPESLPVGHHDIITDIATFQTTQGFIVTASRDGIVKVWK, from the exons atgTTTGGCTCTCTGGAGCCACCGAGCATGCAGCAGGCCCTGCCTAAAGGGAGTGATCAGGAGGTGACGCCGGCTGGGAAGCCGCCTCGTTCGGAGTCCTCCGCTGCTATCTGCGTCCCTTTGTCGACTTCTCCGCAG GTTCCAGAAGTGACGAATGTCcaaaatagaaaaccaacaaTACAGGTTTTAAGTAGTACAATTTTACCGTCCACTTACCAGATCCGGATCACAACGTGTAAAACTGAACTTCAGCAGCTCATACAGCAGAAACGGGAGCAGTGCAATGCCGAGAGGATAGCTAAGCAGATGATGGAAAACGCCGAGTGGGAGAGTAAACCCCCACCACCTG GGTGGCGGCCTAAGGGGCTACTCGTGGCACATCTTCACGAACATAAGTCTGCTGTGAATCGGATTAGAGTCTCTGATGAACATTCACTGTTTGCCACCTGTTCAAACGATGGCACAGTGAAAATCTGGAACAGTCAGAAGATGGAGGGGAAGACCACCACCACCAG GTCTATCCTCACGTATAGCCGAATTGGGGGCCGTGTCAAGACGCTCACATTCTGCCAGGGTTCCCACTACTTAGCCATAGCGTCTGATAACGGTGCCGTCCAGCTTCTTGCGATTGAGGCCTCTAAGCTGCCCAAGTCTCCCAAGATTCATCCTCTGCAGAGCAG AGTCCTAGACCAGAAGGAGGACGGCTGCGTGGTGGACCTGCATCACTTCAGCTCCGGGGCGCAGTCTGTGCTGGCCTACGCCACTGTGAACGGCGCTCTGGTGGGCTGGGACCTCCGCTCCTCCAGCAATGCCTGGACGCTGAGGCACGATCTCAAGGCAGGCCTCATCACCTCCTTTGCTGTGGACATCCACCAGTGCTGGCTCTGCATTG GCACGAGCAGCGGCACCATGGCCTGCTGGGACATGCGCTTCCAGCTGCCCATCTCCAGCCACTGCCACCCATCGCGGGCTCGCGTCCGGCGCCTCTCCATGCACCCGCTCTACCAGTCCTGGGTGATCGCAG CTGTCCAGGGCAACAACGAGGTGTCCATGTGGGACATGGAGACGGGCGACCGAAGGTTTACCCTGTGGGCCAGCAGTGCGCCCCCGCTGTCCGAGTTACAG TTCCCCAAGTTTACCGGCGTCTGCTTCTGTGGCTGTTCTGGTTGCCAGCTCCATAAG CCTTCTTCTCACAGTGTCCACGGGCTCTACTGTAGTCCTGCAGATGGCAACCCCATCCTGCTAACGGCAGGCTCAGACATGAAAATAAG GTTTTGGGACCTGGCCTACCCAGAGAGGTCCTACGTGGTCGCGGGGAGCACAGGCTCCCCGTCCGTGTCCTACTACAGGAAGGTCATTGAAGGCACCGAAGTCGTCCAG GAGATTCAGAACAAGCAGAAAGTTGGGCCGAGTGACGACGGCCCGCGGAGGGGCCCGGAGTCCCTGCCCGTGGGCCACCACGACATCATCACGGACATCGCCAccttccagaccacgcagggctTCATCGTGACTGCCTCTAGGGACGGCATTGTTAAGGTGTGGAAGTGA